A single genomic interval of Rosistilla ulvae harbors:
- a CDS encoding class I SAM-dependent DNA methyltransferase, protein MGKIGAEEFVERWKDSGGAELANSQSFLKELCDLLDVPHPEPTKSESDANTYVFEKAVEFNNGDGTVSFGRVDLYRAGCFVLESKQGSERRSAEQSEALATTTRTAKKLGGTAKRGTPAWDRAMQAARKQAEGYAKAIPDEWPPFLVVVDVGNCFDLYSDFSGTGKNYVPFPDPRSYRIALNRLHEETVRDTLRLLWTDPYSLDPSKQSADVTRDIATRLAKLAKSLESEHDAETVAGFLMRCLFTMFAEDVELIRKDSFTELLLSLRFEPQNFKPMVESLWEAMDEGKFSTILREKVPRFNGKFFKDRAALALNKDQVELLLEAAEHKWDLVEPAIFGTLLERALDPVERHKLGAHYTPRAYVERLVMPTIIEPLREKWEATYAAAIQLHEEGKGKDAVKLLRDFHGELCETRVLDPACGSGNFLYVSMELMKRLEGEVVSAMASFGDDVLPGITIDPHQFLGIEINPRAAALAELVLWIGFIQWHRRTRNEVTPPEPILKNYENIECRDAILDWDGIEPVTDDDGNPVTRWDGRTTKQHPVTGEEVPDEGARVQELRYINPQKAEWPEADYIVGNPPFVGNKRMREVLGEGYTKTLRAAYNEVPESADYVMFWWSRSSQIVGAERACHFGLITTNSLTQTFNNRVVRKRLTEDGNSLIFAVPDHPWVDSTDGAQVRIAMTVVGHGEKNGQLATVCDEELGTVESPQERLDQLYGMISSGLRIGFDAASLLKLEANQSIACPGVQLSGQGFVVDADQVASFVERTRNDLVRPYVTGRDISQQRRESYVVDAFGLEVSELRSKYSDAYQHLLVSVKPQRDQNPRAKYREEWWLHSEPRRKFRKSLDAIDRMIVTSRTSRHRCFQFMSTSVLAETKVLVIALADASRFGVLSSRIHVLFANATGGWLGVGNDSTYNHSVCFDCFPFPVTDDVTKKRIGDLAEQLDAHRKRQQEQHPTLTMTGMYNVLEKLRSGEKLTAKEQAIHEQGLVSVLKQIHDDLDAAVFDAYGWPHDLEDEEILQRLVDLNLERAEEESRGIIRWLRPEFQNPDGATQTAFSGDDGKAKPAKKAATVKIKKQPWPKTLPGRMVAIQSALHQHAVPAAPDKIAAYYTRANKADVAELLETLAAVGNVRKLDDGRFAVYRE, encoded by the coding sequence ATGGGCAAAATTGGCGCTGAAGAGTTCGTTGAACGGTGGAAAGATTCCGGCGGCGCGGAACTCGCGAATTCGCAATCGTTTCTCAAAGAGCTGTGCGACCTCCTGGACGTCCCCCATCCAGAACCGACGAAAAGCGAGTCGGACGCGAACACGTACGTTTTTGAAAAGGCGGTGGAGTTCAACAACGGTGACGGCACCGTCAGTTTTGGCCGCGTTGACCTGTATCGCGCGGGTTGCTTTGTGTTGGAATCAAAGCAAGGGAGCGAGCGCCGGTCCGCTGAGCAAAGCGAAGCCCTTGCAACGACAACACGAACCGCGAAAAAGTTGGGTGGGACGGCAAAACGTGGCACCCCTGCCTGGGATCGGGCCATGCAGGCAGCCCGCAAACAGGCGGAGGGCTATGCCAAGGCGATCCCCGATGAGTGGCCGCCGTTCTTGGTCGTCGTCGACGTCGGTAACTGCTTCGACTTGTACTCCGACTTCAGCGGTACCGGCAAGAATTATGTGCCGTTTCCCGACCCACGCAGCTACCGTATTGCCCTGAACCGGCTGCATGAAGAAACGGTCCGCGATACGCTTCGGTTGCTTTGGACCGATCCCTATTCGCTCGATCCAAGCAAGCAGTCCGCCGATGTCACTCGCGACATTGCGACCCGGTTAGCCAAGCTCGCTAAGAGTTTGGAATCCGAACACGACGCCGAAACCGTGGCTGGCTTCCTGATGCGATGTCTGTTCACGATGTTCGCCGAAGATGTCGAATTGATCCGCAAAGACTCGTTCACCGAATTACTGTTGAGTCTGCGATTCGAGCCACAGAACTTCAAGCCGATGGTCGAATCACTCTGGGAAGCGATGGACGAAGGAAAATTCTCGACGATCCTGCGCGAGAAGGTGCCTCGATTCAACGGCAAGTTTTTCAAAGATCGAGCTGCCCTTGCGCTGAACAAGGATCAAGTCGAATTGTTGCTCGAAGCGGCCGAACACAAATGGGATCTGGTCGAACCGGCGATCTTTGGCACCCTGTTGGAACGCGCCCTCGATCCGGTCGAACGTCATAAGCTCGGTGCCCACTACACGCCGAGGGCCTACGTCGAGCGTTTGGTGATGCCAACGATCATCGAACCGCTGCGGGAAAAATGGGAGGCGACGTATGCGGCGGCGATTCAATTGCACGAAGAGGGCAAGGGGAAGGATGCAGTCAAGTTGCTGCGTGATTTCCACGGGGAGCTGTGTGAGACGCGGGTTCTGGACCCGGCCTGTGGTAGCGGCAATTTCTTGTACGTTTCGATGGAGTTGATGAAGCGGCTTGAAGGCGAAGTGGTCAGCGCCATGGCCAGCTTTGGCGACGACGTATTGCCCGGTATCACGATCGACCCGCACCAGTTCTTGGGGATCGAGATCAACCCTCGCGCGGCAGCTTTGGCCGAATTGGTGTTATGGATTGGTTTCATCCAGTGGCATCGGCGAACGAGAAATGAAGTCACTCCGCCTGAACCCATCCTGAAGAACTACGAAAACATCGAGTGCCGCGATGCGATCTTGGATTGGGACGGCATCGAGCCTGTCACTGACGACGACGGCAACCCCGTCACTCGCTGGGACGGTCGCACGACGAAGCAGCACCCGGTTACCGGCGAAGAAGTCCCCGACGAAGGCGCCCGCGTCCAAGAGCTGCGTTACATCAATCCGCAAAAAGCTGAGTGGCCGGAAGCGGATTACATCGTCGGGAATCCGCCGTTTGTCGGCAACAAGCGTATGAGGGAGGTACTTGGCGAAGGGTATACTAAAACACTTCGTGCTGCGTACAACGAAGTTCCAGAAAGCGCTGACTACGTGATGTTCTGGTGGAGTCGATCATCGCAAATCGTAGGTGCGGAAAGAGCCTGCCATTTTGGGCTCATCACTACGAATAGCTTGACCCAAACTTTTAACAACAGAGTTGTCAGGAAACGGCTGACTGAAGATGGCAATTCGCTAATCTTTGCGGTCCCTGATCACCCTTGGGTTGATTCGACTGACGGGGCACAAGTCCGAATTGCGATGACAGTAGTTGGACACGGTGAAAAAAACGGACAACTCGCCACTGTGTGCGACGAGGAACTGGGAACTGTGGAATCTCCGCAGGAAAGACTTGATCAACTATACGGAATGATTTCATCAGGTTTACGGATCGGATTCGATGCCGCTTCATTGCTAAAGCTGGAAGCAAATCAAAGTATTGCCTGCCCAGGTGTTCAACTTTCAGGTCAAGGATTCGTCGTAGACGCGGATCAAGTCGCATCATTTGTCGAACGAACGAGGAATGACCTTGTGCGTCCGTACGTAACTGGACGCGACATTTCTCAGCAAAGGCGAGAAAGCTACGTGGTGGACGCATTCGGACTTGAGGTGAGCGAATTGAGATCGAAATACTCGGATGCTTATCAGCATCTTTTGGTTTCGGTAAAGCCCCAGCGAGATCAGAATCCTCGAGCAAAGTACCGGGAAGAATGGTGGCTACATTCTGAGCCACGCCGAAAGTTCCGAAAGTCACTGGATGCAATTGATCGGATGATAGTTACTTCACGCACATCGAGGCATCGTTGCTTTCAGTTCATGTCTACGTCTGTCCTTGCTGAGACAAAAGTACTTGTCATTGCATTGGCCGATGCAAGCCGGTTTGGTGTTTTGTCCTCGAGGATTCATGTACTGTTTGCAAACGCTACAGGTGGATGGCTCGGTGTAGGTAACGATTCGACCTACAACCACAGCGTCTGCTTCGACTGCTTTCCATTCCCTGTCACCGACGACGTTACAAAGAAACGGATTGGCGATTTGGCCGAGCAACTCGATGCTCATCGCAAGCGGCAGCAGGAACAACATCCGACGCTCACGATGACCGGCATGTACAACGTGCTGGAGAAGTTGCGGTCGGGGGAGAAGCTGACCGCCAAGGAGCAGGCGATCCACGAACAGGGGCTCGTTTCGGTCTTGAAGCAGATCCACGATGACCTCGATGCGGCCGTCTTCGACGCCTACGGTTGGCCCCACGACCTGGAAGACGAAGAGATTTTGCAGCGTCTGGTCGACTTGAACCTCGAGCGCGCCGAAGAGGAAAGCCGAGGCATCATCCGCTGGCTGCGACCCGAGTTCCAGAATCCCGACGGGGCAACGCAAACCGCGTTTTCGGGCGACGACGGAAAGGCCAAGCCGGCCAAAAAAGCGGCAACCGTCAAAATCAAGAAGCAACCTTGGCCAAAGACGCTTCCCGGACGCATGGTTGCAATCCAATCAGCGTTGCATCAGCACGCTGTCCCCGCAGCTCCGGACAAGATCGCCGCATATTACACTCGCGCCAATAAGGCGGACGTAGCGGAGCTTCTCGAAACCTTGGCAGCCGTCGGCAACGTCCGCAAACTAGACGACGGCCGCTTCGCCGTTTACCGAGAGTAA
- a CDS encoding helix-turn-helix domain-containing protein: MSTRFAIIPECVFDELAARNITARDVAVFAAMAFHANADTGVCYPGMDVLSKRTGISDVRTIYRATKALADAKLICKIGGGYRDRAATFRIATKSGKPSPERVTPVAPNHAERVTSHAERVTSHAKKGVTGDTPTDQ; this comes from the coding sequence GTGAGTACTCGCTTCGCAATCATCCCGGAATGCGTCTTCGACGAGCTAGCCGCCCGCAACATCACGGCACGCGACGTTGCTGTATTTGCGGCGATGGCATTCCACGCTAATGCAGATACAGGCGTCTGCTATCCCGGCATGGACGTATTGTCGAAGCGCACCGGCATAAGTGACGTGCGCACGATTTACAGGGCAACCAAAGCCCTCGCTGATGCAAAGCTGATTTGCAAAATCGGGGGTGGATACCGCGATCGCGCTGCCACGTTCCGGATCGCCACCAAGAGCGGAAAACCGAGTCCGGAAAGGGTGACACCAGTGGCACCCAATCATGCAGAAAGGGTGACATCTCATGCAGAAAGGGTGACATCTCATGCAAAAAAGGGTGTCACCGGAGACACCCCAACAGACCAATAA
- a CDS encoding replicative DNA helicase produces the protein MASTAEEIAEFEECLIGAILVDASAAGRAIESVRGRISSADFTTPKPKRVFAAIEAICEEDDALPDIVPIYQRLKADRSVKPDAQVDVKYLQDLAVKGLVHNISFYTSKIVENARREKVRGIYRAVGIALDSGDSDDVLLQRTEQLAAILMSTAGTSRIRSGYEIGLNVIDQLREAKASGKERGLRTGIAPLDSHTNGLQPGTLTTLAARTSVGKSALGLQLADQACLAGHHPLYISMEMSGEELMGRNIANDTGIDSALIAGCALDGAMVTGSELVEIQASVERYRNAHLSIWDPPSRTITAMDIQRRAKVINAERPLSMIIVDYVDLLKPIARFGNRRDIELGDSAKALKSIATELRIPVVLLAQINRAGTNRDGTKNEAKPDLQHIADSDQLARDSDNVWILHRPRLDEPATSLLIRKQRGAPVCEIPLHMSLPQTKFTELPISRHPEYNSDSPDVSIDYDEFMDSNTV, from the coding sequence ATGGCATCCACAGCAGAAGAAATCGCCGAATTCGAAGAATGCCTGATCGGAGCGATTTTGGTAGATGCATCCGCCGCCGGCCGCGCAATCGAATCTGTCCGAGGCCGCATCAGCAGCGCGGACTTCACGACGCCGAAACCCAAAAGAGTTTTTGCAGCGATCGAAGCAATTTGTGAAGAAGACGATGCATTGCCGGACATCGTCCCAATTTACCAGCGACTGAAGGCCGACAGGAGCGTCAAGCCTGACGCACAGGTTGATGTGAAGTATCTCCAGGACCTGGCTGTTAAGGGACTGGTCCATAACATCAGTTTCTACACGTCCAAAATCGTCGAGAATGCACGTCGCGAGAAAGTTCGGGGGATTTACCGGGCTGTCGGCATCGCACTCGACAGCGGCGATTCTGATGACGTGCTGTTGCAGCGGACCGAACAGTTAGCCGCGATCCTGATGTCGACCGCTGGAACATCTAGGATTCGATCCGGATACGAAATCGGGTTGAATGTAATTGATCAGCTCCGAGAGGCGAAAGCATCCGGAAAGGAACGCGGGCTGCGAACAGGGATCGCGCCGTTGGATTCCCATACGAATGGACTGCAGCCCGGTACGTTAACCACGTTAGCGGCCCGAACGAGCGTTGGGAAAAGTGCTTTAGGTCTGCAGCTTGCCGACCAAGCGTGTCTGGCCGGGCATCACCCGCTCTATATCTCAATGGAGATGAGCGGAGAAGAGCTAATGGGGCGTAACATCGCGAACGATACGGGAATCGATTCTGCGTTGATCGCTGGATGCGCCCTGGACGGTGCGATGGTGACAGGCAGCGAACTTGTTGAGATTCAGGCGTCCGTGGAACGATACCGGAATGCTCACCTTAGTATCTGGGATCCGCCATCCCGCACGATCACCGCGATGGACATTCAGCGACGGGCCAAGGTCATAAACGCTGAACGCCCGCTGTCGATGATCATTGTTGATTATGTCGACCTTCTGAAGCCGATCGCGAGATTTGGGAACAGGAGAGACATCGAACTCGGAGATTCAGCCAAAGCGTTGAAATCGATTGCAACGGAGCTACGAATCCCCGTTGTTCTGTTGGCGCAGATCAACCGCGCTGGGACCAATCGCGATGGAACAAAGAACGAAGCCAAGCCTGACTTGCAGCACATCGCCGACAGCGACCAGCTGGCCCGGGACAGCGATAACGTTTGGATCTTGCACCGACCGCGACTCGATGAACCGGCAACGAGCCTGTTAATCCGCAAGCAGCGAGGGGCACCAGTGTGCGAAATCCCGCTTCACATGTCGCTGCCCCAGACGAAGTTCACGGAATTACCGATCAGCAGGCACCCGGAATACAACAGCGACTCGCCGGACGTCTCGATCGATTACGACGAGTTCATGGACTCCAACACCGTATGA
- a CDS encoding MerR family transcriptional regulator, which translates to MAELTPAEKTDIAKLVAAEIGPMVAQAVADLHRPKSREEMAKFLGVGLSTFDKHAKHLPTICVGGRRLFDPSKVMEVFAK; encoded by the coding sequence ATGGCCGAGTTGACGCCTGCCGAAAAAACTGACATCGCTAAGCTTGTCGCGGCTGAGATTGGGCCGATGGTTGCCCAGGCGGTTGCCGATCTTCATCGTCCGAAGAGTCGCGAAGAGATGGCGAAGTTCCTTGGTGTCGGTTTGTCTACCTTCGATAAACATGCGAAGCATTTGCCGACGATCTGTGTCGGTGGTCGAAGGTTGTTTGATCCATCGAAAGTGATGGAAGTGTTTGCAAAGTGA
- the rpsU gene encoding 30S ribosomal protein S21, translating into MVKLVVRDRETIQEAVRRFRKLVERSGIKKEMRRREFYEKPSEINRRNRLRAERRSKRNRMISG; encoded by the coding sequence ATGGTTAAGTTGGTTGTCCGTGATCGGGAGACGATTCAAGAAGCAGTCCGTCGATTCCGCAAACTCGTAGAGCGCAGCGGCATCAAGAAAGAGATGCGACGTCGCGAATTCTACGAAAAGCCGAGCGAAATCAACCGCCGCAACCGTCTGCGTGCCGAACGCCGCAGCAAGCGCAACCGAATGATCTCCGGCTAG
- a CDS encoding PQQ-binding-like beta-propeller repeat protein, with product MRSLLTLCLALATTFQAQADWPQWMGENRDGILSEAGWIKSIPAEGLKTLWRMPIEGGYAGPSVADGRVYVTDYVRTSGEAVNDPGARATLGGQERVLCFDAKTGKKIWEHAYDCPYSISYPAGPRCTPTVDGDRVYALGAEGDLLCLSTADGSVIWQRSFKKDFNSAVPIWGHAAHPLVDGEQLICMVGGETQSVVSLDKMTGKEIWKRPTVGNDIGYCPPRIIQAGGTRQLITFSPKGIESLDPKTGKPFWEVPLTPLYGMSITMPQHDGNLMFASGIGSESVMLELGSKQPTVKELWRGEQKTSIYCANSTPMIVDGVIYGSDCQVGHFAAIDTKTADRLWTTFAPTTGGERRAKHGTAFVTKYGDQFFLFSETGDLIIAAIDSKEYREIGRFHVLEPTGECFGRSVVWSHPAYSGKHLFARNDEEIVCVSLDADDYK from the coding sequence ATGCGATCGCTGCTGACACTCTGTCTTGCCCTGGCCACCACCTTCCAAGCCCAGGCCGATTGGCCGCAGTGGATGGGGGAAAATCGCGACGGCATTCTGAGCGAAGCGGGCTGGATCAAGTCGATCCCCGCCGAAGGCCTGAAAACCCTCTGGCGAATGCCGATCGAGGGTGGTTACGCCGGCCCATCGGTCGCCGATGGCCGCGTCTACGTGACCGATTACGTCCGCACCTCGGGCGAAGCTGTCAACGATCCGGGAGCACGAGCGACCCTCGGCGGCCAAGAACGCGTCCTCTGCTTCGACGCCAAAACTGGCAAGAAGATCTGGGAACACGCCTACGATTGTCCCTACAGCATCTCCTACCCGGCCGGCCCACGCTGCACACCCACCGTCGACGGCGACCGCGTTTACGCCCTCGGTGCCGAAGGGGACTTGCTGTGCTTGTCGACTGCTGATGGCAGCGTCATCTGGCAGCGCAGCTTTAAAAAGGACTTCAACTCCGCAGTTCCAATCTGGGGACACGCCGCACACCCGCTGGTCGATGGCGAGCAATTGATCTGCATGGTTGGGGGTGAAACCCAATCGGTCGTCTCGCTCGACAAGATGACAGGCAAAGAGATCTGGAAACGCCCCACCGTCGGCAACGACATCGGCTACTGCCCGCCTCGCATCATCCAAGCCGGCGGCACACGGCAACTGATCACCTTCAGCCCCAAGGGAATCGAAAGCCTCGATCCCAAGACGGGCAAGCCATTCTGGGAAGTGCCCCTCACCCCGCTCTACGGCATGTCGATCACGATGCCGCAGCATGACGGAAACCTGATGTTCGCCAGCGGGATCGGTTCCGAATCGGTGATGCTGGAACTGGGCAGCAAACAACCGACCGTCAAAGAACTGTGGCGTGGCGAGCAGAAGACATCGATCTATTGTGCCAACTCGACGCCGATGATCGTCGATGGCGTGATCTACGGCAGCGATTGCCAAGTCGGCCACTTCGCAGCGATCGACACCAAGACGGCCGACCGACTGTGGACCACCTTTGCCCCAACGACTGGTGGCGAGCGACGTGCCAAACACGGAACCGCCTTTGTCACCAAATACGGCGACCAATTCTTCCTGTTCAGCGAGACGGGAGACCTGATCATCGCGGCGATCGACTCGAAAGAGTACCGCGAAATCGGCCGCTTCCACGTCCTCGAACCGACCGGCGAATGCTTCGGCCGCTCGGTTGTCTGGTCGCACCCGGCGTACAGCGGCAAACATCTGTTCGCTCGCAACGATGAAGAGATCGTTTGCGTTTCGCTGGACGCGGACGACTACAAGTAG
- the eno gene encoding phosphopyruvate hydratase: MSLIENVHARQIMDSRGNPTIECEVTLMDGSFGRAAVPSGASTGVHEAWELRDGDKSVYMGKGVLKAVANVNDKIAAVLAGMDAIDQRAVDSRMCELDGTANKSELGANAILGVSLATARAAAQFTQQPLYRYLGGVNASILPAPMMNILNGGSHADNSVDIQEFMVMPLGFNSFSDGLRAGTEIFHSLKKVLSSKGLNTSVGDEGGFAPNLGSNREALDLIMQAIDNAGYKAGEQIFIALDAASTEFYDGDSKKYKIDGKELSGSEMVDFMADWCANYPICSIEDGCAEDDWDSWKLMTEKLGDKVQLVGDDLFVTNTERLQRGIDEGIANSILIKVNQIGTLTETIEAIQLASRAKYTSISSHRSGETEDSTIADLAVALSTGQIKTGSASRSDRMAKYNQLLRIEEELGAEAQYGGPLFPTK, translated from the coding sequence ATGAGCTTGATTGAAAACGTACACGCCCGTCAGATCATGGATTCGCGCGGCAATCCAACCATCGAATGCGAAGTCACTCTGATGGACGGCAGCTTTGGCCGCGCCGCGGTACCTAGCGGTGCCAGCACCGGCGTCCACGAAGCTTGGGAACTTCGCGATGGCGACAAATCGGTCTACATGGGCAAAGGCGTTCTCAAAGCCGTTGCCAATGTAAACGACAAGATCGCCGCGGTTCTGGCCGGCATGGACGCGATCGACCAACGCGCCGTCGACAGCCGCATGTGCGAACTCGACGGGACCGCCAACAAGAGCGAATTGGGAGCCAACGCGATCCTGGGCGTTTCGCTGGCCACCGCTCGCGCCGCCGCTCAATTCACCCAACAACCGTTGTACCGCTACCTCGGTGGCGTCAACGCGTCGATCCTGCCAGCACCGATGATGAACATCCTCAACGGTGGCTCGCACGCTGACAACTCGGTCGACATCCAAGAGTTCATGGTGATGCCACTGGGCTTCAATTCGTTCAGCGACGGCCTGCGTGCCGGCACCGAAATCTTCCACAGCCTGAAGAAGGTTCTGTCCAGCAAAGGCTTGAACACTTCGGTCGGCGACGAAGGTGGTTTCGCTCCTAACCTGGGCAGCAACCGCGAAGCGTTGGACCTGATCATGCAAGCGATCGACAACGCTGGCTACAAAGCGGGCGAACAGATCTTCATCGCTTTGGACGCAGCTTCGACCGAGTTTTACGACGGCGATTCGAAGAAGTACAAGATCGACGGCAAGGAACTCAGCGGCAGCGAAATGGTCGACTTCATGGCCGATTGGTGCGCCAACTACCCGATCTGCTCGATCGAAGACGGATGTGCCGAAGACGATTGGGACAGCTGGAAGCTGATGACCGAAAAGCTGGGCGACAAAGTTCAACTGGTCGGCGATGACCTGTTCGTGACCAACACCGAACGCCTGCAACGCGGTATCGACGAAGGAATCGCGAACAGCATCCTGATCAAGGTTAACCAAATCGGTACGCTGACCGAAACGATCGAAGCGATCCAATTGGCCAGCCGCGCCAAGTACACAAGCATCTCCAGCCACCGCAGTGGCGAGACCGAAGACAGCACGATCGCCGACTTGGCCGTCGCCCTGTCGACCGGACAGATCAAAACCGGTTCGGCGAGCCGCAGCGACCGGATGGCGAAGTACAACCAATTGCTTCGCATCGAAGAGGAATTGGGCGCCGAAGCGCAATACGGCGGACCGCTGTTCCCAACCAAATAG
- a CDS encoding riboflavin synthase codes for MFTGLVEHLATVAQVLPQPPGKRIEVDAGPVAEGAQIGDSVAINGCCLTVIEIDGQRLSFEAGEETLSRTVLGGLVAGSLVNLERALRAGDRLGGHYVSGHVDALGQLILREEDPPWAKLWFGVPPELTRQMASKGSVTVDGVSLTLVDVQDDRFSVALIPHTLQATTLGSRAIGDRVNIETDLLAKYVQRQLETEDRWSTDKPPAT; via the coding sequence ATGTTTACAGGTCTCGTCGAACATCTCGCCACCGTCGCTCAGGTTTTGCCGCAGCCGCCGGGCAAGCGGATCGAGGTCGATGCCGGTCCCGTCGCCGAAGGGGCTCAGATCGGGGATAGCGTCGCCATCAATGGCTGTTGCTTGACCGTAATCGAGATCGACGGCCAGCGGCTGTCCTTCGAAGCGGGCGAAGAAACGCTCAGCCGAACCGTTTTGGGAGGTCTGGTCGCGGGTTCGCTTGTGAATTTGGAGCGAGCCCTGCGAGCTGGCGACCGACTGGGCGGGCATTATGTTTCCGGGCATGTCGACGCGTTGGGGCAGTTGATTTTGCGCGAAGAAGACCCGCCGTGGGCTAAACTGTGGTTTGGCGTGCCGCCCGAGTTGACTCGGCAGATGGCATCCAAGGGGAGCGTAACGGTCGACGGTGTCAGTCTGACGCTGGTCGACGTGCAGGACGACCGCTTCAGCGTGGCGTTGATCCCGCACACTTTGCAAGCGACAACGTTGGGCAGCCGCGCCATCGGCGATCGCGTGAATATCGAAACCGACTTGCTGGCGAAATACGTCCAGCGTCAATTGGAAACAGAAGACAGATGGTCAACCGACAAACCGCCAGCTACCTGA
- the rsmA gene encoding 16S rRNA (adenine(1518)-N(6)/adenine(1519)-N(6))-dimethyltransferase RsmA: protein MVNRQTASYLTKRFQQTGMRPLSRFGQNFLIDLNLVDLIADSADIDDRDLVLEIGTGTGSLTSRLAARAAHVITVEIDTNLAQLAQEELEDLPNVTMRLHDALKNKNNFDPELLENIREEFDKLPAKRRRFKLVANLPYNVATPIISNLLRCDPIPDVISVTIQKELADRIVAPPGTKDYSALSIWIQSVANASIVRTLPPGVFWPPPKVTSAIIRIDTDANLRARIDNIDFFHEKLRALYFHRRKFLRSVVLSAMKGELDKAQVDAVLEKLGFSGEIRAERLTVAQTIELINELGTASAEAK from the coding sequence ATGGTCAACCGACAAACCGCCAGCTACCTGACAAAGCGATTCCAGCAGACGGGCATGCGCCCGCTGTCTCGGTTTGGCCAGAACTTCTTGATCGACCTGAATCTTGTCGATCTGATCGCCGACAGTGCGGATATCGATGACCGCGACCTCGTGCTGGAAATCGGTACCGGAACCGGTTCGCTGACCTCTCGCTTGGCAGCCCGTGCGGCGCATGTGATCACTGTCGAGATCGACACCAACCTGGCTCAACTGGCTCAGGAAGAGCTGGAGGATTTGCCAAATGTCACGATGCGGTTGCACGACGCACTGAAAAACAAGAACAACTTCGACCCCGAGCTGCTGGAAAACATCCGCGAGGAGTTCGACAAATTGCCGGCCAAGCGGCGGCGTTTCAAATTGGTCGCCAATCTGCCGTACAACGTCGCCACGCCGATCATCTCGAATCTATTGCGCTGCGATCCGATTCCCGATGTGATTTCGGTGACGATTCAAAAGGAGTTGGCTGATCGGATCGTCGCTCCGCCCGGTACGAAGGACTACAGTGCGCTCAGCATCTGGATCCAGAGTGTCGCCAATGCAAGCATCGTTCGCACGCTGCCGCCGGGCGTCTTTTGGCCGCCCCCCAAAGTCACCTCGGCGATCATCCGGATCGACACCGATGCCAATTTGCGGGCGCGGATCGACAACATCGATTTCTTCCATGAGAAACTGCGGGCGCTCTACTTCCACCGCCGCAAGTTTCTTCGCAGCGTCGTGCTGAGCGCGATGAAAGGCGAACTGGATAAAGCTCAAGTCGACGCTGTGCTGGAAAAGCTTGGCTTCAGTGGTGAGATCCGAGCCGAGCGATTAACCGTCGCCCAAACGATCGAGCTGATCAATGAGCTGGGGACCGCGAGCGCCGAGGCGAAGTAG
- a CDS encoding sigma-70 family RNA polymerase sigma factor: MKQKPGSPHISRFAAVAVTALICSSGETASAHSAPASESNAIQQIERYCSKSWQTAHMPRDEWNDSTQQVLAELLERIPRERLTAAIGASASEERRELNRSIWRIVKRWVRRQRHAPLEDFDTPGVVDDQSSRVDDQIEQVLRVASTQLSDQQRRIIELLKEGLTVAEIAGRMDLTPSRISNEKHRAIKQIRRYLCDAA; encoded by the coding sequence ATGAAACAGAAGCCAGGTAGTCCGCACATTTCACGATTTGCAGCGGTGGCTGTCACCGCGCTGATCTGCAGTTCGGGCGAGACCGCGTCGGCTCACAGCGCTCCCGCTTCGGAGAGCAACGCGATCCAGCAGATCGAACGCTATTGTTCCAAGAGTTGGCAGACGGCTCACATGCCGCGCGACGAGTGGAACGATAGCACTCAGCAGGTGTTGGCGGAGTTGTTGGAGCGGATTCCGCGCGAGCGACTGACCGCGGCGATCGGTGCTTCGGCATCCGAGGAGCGTCGCGAGCTGAACCGCTCGATCTGGCGGATTGTCAAGCGTTGGGTTCGTCGTCAGCGGCACGCCCCGTTGGAAGATTTCGACACTCCCGGCGTTGTCGACGATCAATCGTCGCGCGTCGACGACCAGATCGAACAGGTGTTGCGAGTCGCGTCGACTCAGTTGAGCGACCAGCAGCGGCGGATCATCGAGCTGCTGAAAGAGGGTCTGACGGTTGCCGAAATCGCTGGCCGAATGGATTTGACGCCCAGCCGGATCAGCAACGAGAAGCATCGCGCGATCAAGCAGATTCGTCGCTATCTGTGTGACGCTGCGTAA